From a single Pleurodeles waltl isolate 20211129_DDA chromosome 8, aPleWal1.hap1.20221129, whole genome shotgun sequence genomic region:
- the LOC138248975 gene encoding zinc finger protein 208-like gives MCLEREMAIEKMGCLSLNQENNIDEKLYPCAECDKVFHTKGEVITHLQNHTGEKSYRCSECNKAYTTRSSLTLHQRNHTCEKPNKCTECDKTYTTSRQLIVHQRNHTGEKPYKCSECNKAFATKRSLTLHQKNHTGEKPYKCSECNKAFTKKILIVHQRNHTGEKPYTCSDCNKGYTTKRSLAIHEQNHTGGRPYKCTESDKAFTVKERLAVHPQSHSGEKPYDCFECRKTFITKRLLVLRQKYKTSGKPHKCSECDKVCKQKSYLSRHQRSHTGEKPYKCTECDKAFTTNGGLIIHLRHHTGEKPYKCSECDKAFTMKRLLRLHEQKHTGLKPYKCTRCEKDFSTKWLLILHQPNHSGEKPYKCSQFDNACKEKGLLSLHKRIHSKEKPYKCTECDKAFTTTQDLTIHERNTTGEKPYECSECDKTFKQKGNLSVHQRSHTGVKPYKCSECDKAFSRKGQLILHQGSHTGEKPYKCSECCKAFMEKGSLLSHQRNHTGETPYKCSECNKAFTTNTSLKLHEKTHTGEKPYECTQCEKAFITKDALTLHQRTHTGEKPYKCSECDKAYTTKRLLTIHQRNHTGEKPYKCSECDKAYTTKGQLTVHEQNHTGEKPYKFTKCDKAFTLTGRLAVHQQSHSGEKPYDCFESGKTFTTKRLLVLHQKSKTSEKPHKCSECDKIFKQKRYLSRHQRSHTGEKPYKCTECDKTFTTNGELIIHLRHHTGEKPYKCSECDKAVTTKRKLKLHQGTHTDEKPYICSECGRTFKQVESLSLHQRIHTCEKLYKCSECGKAFTMKRLLRLHEQKHTGLKPYKCNRCEKDFSTKLLLIRHQPNHSGEKPYKCSQCDKAFKEKGLLSLHKRVHSKEKPYKCTECCTALPTKRNLTIHERNTTGEKPYECSECDKTFKQKGNLSVHQRSHTGVKPYKCSECDKAFSRKGQLILHQGSHTGEKPYKCSECCKAFMEKGRLLSHQRNHTGETPYKCSECNKAFTTNTSLKLHEKTHTGEKPHECTQCEKAFITKDALTLHQRTHTGEKPYKCSECDKAFRQKGHLSLHQRNHTGVKPYSCSECEKAFKRKDQLLQHQRIHTGSKLYENSQYDNAFSTIS, from the coding sequence TCATCATTGACACTACATCAGAGAAATCACACTTGTGAGAAACCCAATAAGTGTACTGAATGTGACAAAACGTACACTACAAGCAGACAGTTAATAGTACATCAGCGAAATcatactggggagaaaccatataaatgttctgagTGTAACAAGGCTTTCGCTACGAAACGATCTTTGACACTACATCAGAAGAATCATACTGGTGAGAAACCCTACAAGTGTTCTGAATGTAACAAGGCCTTCACTAAAAAAATATTAATTGTACATCAGAGAAATCATACTGGTGAGAAACCATATACATGTTCTGACTGTAACAAGGGTTACACTACAAAAAGATCATTGGCAATACATGAGCAAAACCACACTGGTGGGAGACCCTATAAATGCACTGAGTCTGACAAGGCTTTTACTGTAAAGGAACGGCTGGCTGTACACCCGCAAAGCCATTCTGGTGAGAAACCATATGATTGTTTTGAGTGTAGGAAAACATTCATTACAAAAAGATTGCTTGTCCTACGTCAGAAGTACAAAACTAGTGGGAAACCACATAAATGTAGTGAATGCGACAAAGTTTGTAAGCAAAAAAGCTATTTATCACGACATCAGAGAAGTCACACTGGTGAAAAACCttataaatgtactgaatgtgacaaggcTTTCACTACAAATGGGGGGTTGATAATTCATTTGCGACACCATACAGGTGAGAAGCCgtataaatgttctgaatgtgacaagGCTTTCACTATGAAGAGATTACTGAGACTACATGAGCAGAAACATACTGGGTTGAAACCATATAAATGTACTCGGTGTGAAAAGGATTTCAGTACAAAGTGGCTGTTGATACTACATCAGCCAAACCATAGTGGTGAGAAACCATACAAATGCTCCCAGTTTGATAACGCGTGCAAGGAAAAGGGCTTGTTATCATTACATAAGAGAATTCACTCAAAGGAGAAACCGtataaatgtactgaatgtgacaaggcTTTCACTACAACGCAGGATCTGACAATCCATGAGCGGAACACTACTGGGGAAAAGCCATATGAGTGCTCTGAATGTGACAAGACTTTTAAACAAAAAGGTAATTTATCGGTACATCAGAGAAGTCACACTGGAGTGAAGCCGTATAAATGTTCCGAATGTGACAAGGCTTTCTCTAGAAAGGGGCAGCTGATTCTACACCAGGGATCTCACACTGGTGAGAAACCTTACAAATGTTCAGAATGTTGCAAGGCTTTTATGGAAAAGGGAAGTTTGTTGTCACATCAGAGGAATCACACTGGTGAGACTCCATATAAATGTTCTGAGTGTAACAAAGCTTTCACTACAAATACATCGCTGAAACTACACGAGAAAACCCATACTGGAGAGAAGCCATATGAATGCACTCAATGTGAAAAGGCTTTCATTACAAAAGATGCGCTAACATTACATCAGCGAACCCATACTGGTGAGAAACCATACAAATGTTCAGAGTGTGACAAGGCTTACACTACAAAAAGATTGTTGACAATACATCAGAGAAACCACACTGGTGAGAAACCCTATAAATGTAGTGAATGTGACAAGGCTTACACTACAAAGGGACAACTAACAGTGCATGAGCAAAACCACACTGGTgagaaaccatataaattcaccaagTGTGACAAGGCTTTTACTCTAACGGGACGGCTGGCTGTACATCAGCAAAGCCATTCTGGTGAGAAACCATATGATTGTTTTGAGAGTGGGAAAACATTCACTACAAAAAGATTGCTTGTCCTACATCAGAAGTCCAAAACTAGTGAGAAACCACATAAATGTAGTGAATGCGACAAGATTTTTAAGCAAAAAAGATATTTATCACGACATCAGAGAAGTCACACTGGTGAAAAACCttataaatgtactgaatgtgacaagACTTTCACTACAAATGGGGAGTTGATAATTCATTTACGACACCATACAGGTGAGAAGCCgtataaatgttctgaatgtgacaagGCTGTCACTacaaagaggaagctgaaattgcaCCAGGGAACTCACACTGATGAGAAACCATATATATGTTCTGAATGTGGCAGGACTTTCAAACAAGTTGAAAGTTTATCATTACATCAGAGAATTCACACCTGTGAGAAACtatataaatgttctgaatgtggCAAGGCTTTCACTATGAAGAGATTACTGAGACTACATGAGCAGAAACATACTGGGTTGAAACCATATAAATGTAATCGGTGTGAAAAGGATTTCAGTACAAAGTTGCTGCTGATACGCCATCAGCCAAACCATAGTGGTGAGAAACCATACAAATGCTCCCAGTGTGATAAGGCGTTCAAAGAAAAGGGCTTGTTATCATTACATAAGAGAGTTCACTCAAAGGAGAAACCGTATAAATGTACTGAATGTTGTACGGCTCTCCCTACAAAGCGTAATCTGACAATCCATGAGCGGAACACTACTGGGGAAAAGCCATATGAGTGCTCCGAATGTGACAAGACTTTTAAACAAAAAGGTAATTTATCGGTACATCAGAGAAGTCACACTGGAGTGAAGCCGTATAAATGTTCAGAATGTGACAAGGCTTTCTCTAGAAAGGGGCAGCTGATTCTACATCAGGGATCTCACACTGGTGAGAAACCTTACAAATGTTCAGAATGTTGCAAGGCTTTTATGGAAAAGGGACGTTTGTTGTCACATCAGAGGAATCACACTGGTGAGACTccatataaatgttctgaatgtaACAAAGCTTTCACTACAAATACATCGCTGAAACTACACGAGAAAACCCATACTGGAGAGAAGCCACATGAATGCACTCAATGTGAAAAGGCTTTCATTACAAAAGATGCGCTAACATTACATCAGCGAACCCATACTGGTGAGAAACCATACAAATGTTCAGAGTGTGACAAGGCTTTCAGGCAAAAGGGCCACTTATCCCTACATCAGAGAAATCACACAGGAGTGAAACCATACAGCTGCTCTGAATGTGAAAAGGCTTTCAAGCGAAAGGACCAATTATTGCAACATCAGAGAATTCACACTGGAAGTAAACTTTATGAAAATAGTCAATATGACAATGCTTTCAGTACAATAAGCTAA